The Taeniopygia guttata chromosome 22, bTaeGut7.mat, whole genome shotgun sequence genome has a window encoding:
- the NFU1 gene encoding NFU1 iron-sulfur cluster scaffold homolog, mitochondrial (The RefSeq protein has 3 substitutions compared to this genomic sequence), translating into MAAARRLCAAAGLGGRFCHMLLKDHNLTTRQPFHQLLQKKPSLPSAVWHCAARGMFIQTQDTPNPNSLKFIPGRAVLESRTMEFSTPAAAYCSPLARQLFRIEGVKSVFFGPDFITITKESEDLDWNLLKPDIYATIMDFFASGLPVVTDEASRTDTAASEEDDEVVLMIKELLDTRIRPTVQEDGGDVIYKGFEDGIVLLKLQGSCTSCPSSLITLKSGIQNMLQFYIPEVEGVEQVVDDDDDVEKKANST; encoded by the exons atggcggcggcgcggcggctgtgcgcggcggcggggctgggcggGCG GTTCTGTCACATGCTGTTAAAAGATCATAATCTGACAACTCGCCAGCCTTTCCACCAGCTTCTGCAAAAGAAACCATCTCTTCCATCTGCAGTATGGCATCGTGCAG CAAGAGGCATGTTTATTCAAACCCAGGACACACCAAATCCAAATAGCTTGAAGTTTATTCCAggaagggcagtgctggagtcgAGAACTATGGAGTTTTCCACACCAGCTGCAGCCTATTGCTCACCTTTAGCAAG ACAGTTATTCCGGATTGAGGGAgttaaaagtgttttctttggGCCAGACTTCATCACAATCACCAAG GAGAGTGAAGAGCTGGATTGGAACTTACTGAAACCAGATATTTATGCAACCATAATGGACTTCTTTGCCTCTGGCTTACCTGTAGTTACTGATGAGGCACCTAGGACAGACACAG cTGCTTCAGAAGAAGATGATGAAGTTGTACTGATGATTAAGGAGCTGCTGGATACAAGAATCAG GCCCACGGTGCAGGAGGATGGTGGTGATGTTATTTACAAAGGCTTTGAGGACGGGATTgtgctgctgaagctgcaggGCTCGTGCaccagctgccccagctccctcatcaccctcaAGAGCGGGATCCAGAACATGCTGCAGTTCTACATCCCTGAGGTGGAAGGCGTTGAGCAG GTTGTTGACGACGATGATGACGtggaga